A portion of the Manihot esculenta cultivar AM560-2 chromosome 2, M.esculenta_v8, whole genome shotgun sequence genome contains these proteins:
- the LOC110609833 gene encoding ammonium transporter 1 member 1 produces the protein MQLGFAMLCAGSVRAKNTMNIMLTNVLDAPIGGLFYYLFGFAFAFGTGGSENGFIGKQHFGLKTIPSEDLDYSNFLYQWAFAIAAAGITSGSIAERTQFVAYLIYSSFLTGFVCPVVSHWFWSTDGWASAFRTDNLLFGNGVIDFTGSGVVQMVGGIAGLWGALIEGPRLGRFDHSGRAIALRGHSASPVILGTFLLRFGWYGFNPGSFNKILNDGSYNSQWSAVGRTAITITLTGYIATLITLFGRKLLVAHGM, from the exons ATGCAACTAGGTTTTGCCATGCTTTGTGCAGGCTCTGTTCGTGCCAAAAACACCATGAATATTATGCTCACCAATGTCCTTGACGCGCCTATTGGTGGCCTTTTTTATTACCTCTTCGGTTTTGCCTTTGCCTTCGGTACCGGTGGCTCAGAGAATGGCTTTATTGGCAAACAACACTTCGGCCTCAAGACCATCCCATCTGAAGATTTGGACTACAGCAACTTTCTTTACCAGTGGGCGTTTGCTATAGCTGCTGCTGGGATTACTAGTGGCTCTATCGCCGAAAGAACACAATTTGTCGCTTACTTAATATACTCTTCCTTTTTAACTGGCTTTGTTTGCCCAGTTGTGTCTCACTGGTTCTGGTCTACTGATGGATGGGCTTCTGCTTTCAGAACTGACAATCTCTTGTTTGGTAATGGAGTAATCGATTTCACTGGATCTGGGGTGGTGCAGATGGTGGGTGGTATTGCTGGGTTATGGGGCGCTCTCATTGAAGGTCCAAGATTAGGTCGCTTTGACCATTCTGGCAGGGCCATTGCTCTGCGTGGACACAGCGCTTCTCCGGTGATTCTCGGTACTTTCCTGCTCCGATTTGGATGGTACGGATTCAATCCCGGGTCATTCAACAAAATCTTG AACGATGGGAGTTACAATAGTCAATGGAGTGCAGTTGGACGAACCGCCATTACCATCACCTTAACCGGTTACATTGCAACTTTAATCACTCTATTTGGTAGAAAGCTCTTGGTTGCTCATGGCATGTAG